A portion of the Malania oleifera isolate guangnan ecotype guangnan chromosome 3, ASM2987363v1, whole genome shotgun sequence genome contains these proteins:
- the LOC131151404 gene encoding PI-PLC X domain-containing protein At5g67130-like: protein MQLGETCASDGDCDASLRCETCDANGNTQPRCTRIRPLEPTSKANSLPFNQYSWLTAHNSYSLLVAKPVVGPVLVSPRNQEDSVTNRLNNGVRGLMLDMYDFTNDIWLCHSYGGVCYNYTTFQPAINVLKEIQGFLEAKPSEIITIFLG, encoded by the exons atgcag TTGGGAGAGACATGTGCTTCGGACGGCGACTGCGACGCCAGCTTACGCTGCGAAACGTGTGATGCAAACGGGAATACTCAGCCCAGATGTACCCGAATCCGGCCATTGGAACCCACATCGAAG GCGAACAGTCTACCTTTCAATCAGTATTCATGGCTGACGGCTCACAACTCCTACTCTCTTTTGGTGGCGAAGCCCGTGGTGGGACCTGTTCTTGTTTCTCCCAGGAACCAAGAAGATTCAGTTACCAATCGGCTCAAT AATGGTGTTCGAGGTCTAATGCTTGATATGTATGACTTCACCAACGATATCTGGTTATGTCACTCCTATGGTGGTGTCTGTTACAACTACACAACATTT CAACCAGCCATTAATGTGCTAAAAGAGATTCAAGGGTTTCTGGAAGCAAAGCCATCAGAGATTATTACCATATTTTTGGGGTGA